A stretch of DNA from Myxococcota bacterium:
GGGCGCCGCCAACCCCGCGATCCGGCTCGACTGCGGCGGCACGCAGCCCTCGGCACACGCCTTGCTCTTCCGCGGCGCATGCATGCGCGCGGTGGTAAGCAGGCGAGCCGACGGGTGTCGCACCGACGGGTCCGGTGCTCCCGCCGCATCCGGCGATGGAGCTGCGGGATCGCCCTCGCTGGGCTGCTCGTCGACCCGGCTGCGGGCGCATCTCCCGACGCGAGCGTCGCCTGGGAACGCAGGGCGCTCCCGGCCGGCCTGGAGCGCGCGACGGCCGTCGCACTCGTGGTGCCGACCGACGCATCCCAGGCGGCGGCCTGGGCCATCGGGGGGGATCGTGGGGTGGCGGTGGGTGGGCGCGGCATGGAGGTGGCGCAGGCGGGCCCCGCGGGCCGGGTGCTGTCGCGGGGGCCGGTCCGGTTCCTGCATTTCGACGCGGCCACCCCTGCGCTCTGGATCGCCGGCGCGACGGGGTTGTTGCGCGCAGACGGGTCCACGATTCGCACCGAACGGGTCGGGACGGGCGAAGCCGCGCGGGTGGTGCACGCCATCGACACCCAGGGCGACCGACTCGCCGTCGCGACCGACGCCGGCGTGTTCTGGCGTCCCACACCCGATGCCGCCTGGCGCTTGCTCCAGGCGCTTCCATCGGGCGCGGTGACGCGCGCGATCTGGGATGCCCGGGGTGCCGGGATCTGGGCGCGTGTCGAGGGCGCGCTGTGGTGGGGTGGCACCGACGGAACCCGCCGCCGCGTCGTCTGGTCGGGCGTCGCCGAAGGCGCGGGCGTCCTGGACATCAGCCGCAACGCTTCCGGGGAGCCGCTGGTCTTGTGGTCGCGCGCGATCGCCGAACGCGTGGCCGGACGCTGGCGACACGTACCCCTGGACCTGCCGCCCGGCACTCAGCCCGCGTGGCTCCGTGCTTCCGCCGGCCGCTATTGGCTGGCCACGGATGCGGGGCTGCTCTCGTCCGCGCAGCTCGACGGACCTTGGCTGCGTGCACGGGCGCCCCTCGGTCACGTCGCCGTGTCGGGCCTGGCGGCTGCGGGCGATCGCGTCCTCGTCGCGCTGCGCTACGGCGTGTGGCTCGGCCGTGTCGGTGAAGAAGAGTCGCCCCGTGTCGGCCCCGGTCCCGCCGCGGTTCGCGTCGAACTGCAGCGCGTCGGCCTGCCGTCCTCGGATCCACCGATCCGAGCCGTCCAGCGGCGCGCACTCCGCTACGCCGGGCTCGAGCCCGACCATCTCGCGTCGCTTCGGCGCGCCGCCATGCAGCGAGCCTGGCTCCCCGAAGTGCGACTGCGGCTCGGCCACGGCCGCGATCGCGACCGGCTCCGGGACCACGACGAGGCCTATCTCTCGAGCGGAAGACGCACCCTGATCGACCGGGAGCGCCGCAGCGGCGAGGGCAGTGACGCCTCGCTGGAACTCTCCTGGGATCTCGCGGGCCTGGTCTACGAGCCCGAGAGCCTGGACGTGTCGCGCGAAGCGCGCCTCGTGATCCAGCTGCGCGATGACGTCCTGGACGAGGTCAACCAGCTCTACTTCGAACGCCAGGCGCTGCTCGGTGAGCTGGTGCGGGGAGCCGCCGAGGACCCCGCGCGGGTGCGTCTGCGTGCGGCCGCGCTCGCCGCCGCCCTCGACGCCTGGACCGGCGGTTGGTTCAGCTCGACATCGATCCCGGGCGTGGCCCCGGATCGCGATTCCGGTCCCGCCCACCCCGCACAGGAAGACCTCCCATGAAGCATCGAACCGTGACCGCGTGGATGCGCGGCAGCATCACACTCGGGTGTGTCATCGTCGGCGCTGCGGGCGCACCCGCCGCGCCCCTGATCTCCGAGGTGTTCTACGACGCCTCGGGGTCGGATAACGGCAAGTCCTTCGTCGAGCTCTACGCGCCGGCGGGGTTCGTCCTCGACGGTCTGGTCGTCGAGGGCATCAACGGCGCCAACGGCCAGGTGGCCGGCAGCGTCACGCTCTCCGGCACGGTCGGCGCGTCGGGGCTGTTCGTGTTGGCCGACGACCAGGGCGACGGGTCGAGTCTGGTGCTCGGCGCCGACCAGATCGCGAACTTCGACTTCCAGAACGGACCCGACTCGATCGTTCTCCGGGACGACATGGGTGTGCTCGACGCCCTGGGCTACGGCGACTTCGCTGGCGGCGCGGTCTTCGCGGGAGAGGGCACTCCTGCTCTCGACGCCCCCGCCGACTCAGCGCTCGCCCGCGTGTTCGCCGATCTGGACACGGACGACAACGCGACGGACTTCGAAGTGGCGATGCCGACGCCGGGCGCGGCCGCCTTCGCGGTTCCCGAGCCTGGATCCGGGTGGTTGCTCGGTCTGGGGCTCGCCGCGCTGGCCTTCCCGCGCAGGCGAAACCGCTAGCGGCGGCCCCCTCCCTCCCATCACATGGCCGCCGCGGCCCCGGCGCGCTCGCACTCGCGCGCCGGGGCCCTTCGCCGCCGCGATCCCAGCGCTACGCTGCCGGCGCCGATGGACATCCACCGCGTCTATCGACCGCTCCTGCGTCGGTCTCGCCGGCGTCGCATGCAGCGTTTCGCCGAACGCTTTCGGCCCGACGCCGCGACGCGGATCCTCGACGTCGGCGGCACCGCCTTCAACTGGGAATTCCTCGCCGAGCGGCCCGAGGTGACGCTCCTCAACCTGGCCTCGGGTGACGAGGCCTTGCCCTCGCGATTCTCCCGGGTGACTGCCTCGGGGGTCGCGTTGCCCTACGCCGATGCGAGCTTCGACATCGTCTTCTCGAACTCGGTGATCGAGCACGTCGGCGACCTCGAGGCCCAGCGCGCGTTCGCGGCCGAGCTGCGGCGGGTCGCCCCGCGCGTCTGGGTCCAGACCCCCGCCCGCGGGTTCTTCTTCGAGCCCCATCTCTTGACCCCGTTCTTCCACTACCTCCCGCGGCGCTGGCAGCGGCGGTGGGCCCACTGGGGGACGGTCTGGGCCTGGCTCACCGGCGCGAGCCGGGAGCAGGCGGCGCGCTTCGTCGATGGGACCCGGCTGCTCGACGCGGCCGAGTTCGCGTCGCTCTTCCCGGATTGCACCCTCCAGCGGGAGCGGTTCCTGGGCTGGACGAAATCCTACGTGGTCGTCCGGGATTGAGGCGGCGGCCGGGCGTGCGGGCGGATCGTGCCCCGGGGGGATCGCTCAGGTTGCAGCCCCAAGCGCCCGAAACGAAGCGCGATGAGGGTTTGGTGCGCACCGTCACGCAGCGCGCCCGCCTGCGGCGTGGAGCCGTCCTGGTGGGGGGCGCATCGGTTCGGTCGACAAGCCCGGGCCGGCACGGGAAACTGGCGCTTCGCACGAGACGCGGCTGGGGGGCTCGCATGATCACGGGAGCGAACACGAACGTCCGCTACCGGGGCATCCAGTTCCACGTCCAGACCGAGGACAGTGGTCGCTCCAACCCTCACATCATCAGTCACCTCTACCACGGTGGCACGATCCTC
This window harbors:
- a CDS encoding methyltransferase domain-containing protein, producing MDIHRVYRPLLRRSRRRRMQRFAERFRPDAATRILDVGGTAFNWEFLAERPEVTLLNLASGDEALPSRFSRVTASGVALPYADASFDIVFSNSVIEHVGDLEAQRAFAAELRRVAPRVWVQTPARGFFFEPHLLTPFFHYLPRRWQRRWAHWGTVWAWLTGASREQAARFVDGTRLLDAAEFASLFPDCTLQRERFLGWTKSYVVVRD
- a CDS encoding PEP-CTERM sorting domain-containing protein, translated to MKHRTVTAWMRGSITLGCVIVGAAGAPAAPLISEVFYDASGSDNGKSFVELYAPAGFVLDGLVVEGINGANGQVAGSVTLSGTVGASGLFVLADDQGDGSSLVLGADQIANFDFQNGPDSIVLRDDMGVLDALGYGDFAGGAVFAGEGTPALDAPADSALARVFADLDTDDNATDFEVAMPTPGAAAFAVPEPGSGWLLGLGLAALAFPRRRNR